TACGCAGGGGGGGGCGTTGTCCTGGCCCTTTCCGGCGGAGGAATACGGGGCCTGGCCCACATCGGCGTTCTCGAGATGCTGGAAGAAGAAGGCATTCCCATTGCCGGCATTGTCGGCACAAGCATGGGGTCCATCATCGGCGGACTGGCGGCCTGCGGTTACTCACCAGCGGAACTGAGGGAGGTCGTAGCCAACCTCGACCTCACCAGCCTGCTCTCCGAGAAAACCAATCCCATTTTTGTCCCCCTGAGTCAGGACAGCGCCACCCCCAGGAGCAAAATACCCTGGGTGGCGCTCGACTCTTCCGGAGAAGTGGTCGGCCCTCTTGGCGGCATGTCGGGAGTCAAGCTTCTTGAACGGTTTGCCCAGCTTGCGTCACGAAGCCAGATTGTCCGGTTCGATGAACTGACCATTCCCTTCGCTGCGGTCGCCACGGACCTGGAAACCGGAGAGAAAGTCGTGCTGCGGACAGGCAGCCTCGCCTCCGCCATGCGGGCATCCATGGCCATCCCGGCCCTCTTCGATCCCTGGGTTGTGGAAGGGAAGCTCCTGGTGGACGGAGGTCTTGTCTCCAATCTTCCCGTGGAAACGGCAAAAGAACTTTTTCCCGGATACCCGGTCATAGCGGTGGACGTGTCCGGAACCCTCAAGAGCAGAAAGGACATCCACAATATCATGGATGTCATGGACCAGTCTCTCACCATTCTTACCCGCAGAAACGTGGAAAACGAAATCATGAAGGCCGACCTGGTCATCTCGCCCCCGATGGACGGAGTTCCCATCATTGACCTTACTCATGCCTCCCAGATCATCGAGGGGGGCAGGCAGGCCGCCATGGACCGCATGGCCGCCATCAGGAATCTCGCGGACAACGCTCCCCCCGTGGCCCAGAGAGAGACCCCCTTCATCGCCACCAAGGTTGCCTCCATCAGGGTTGAAGGCGCAACCGCCGATCTTGAGCGAAGAATACAGAACCGTTACCGATCCTGGATCGGAAAGCCCCTCAGCAACATCAACCTGGTGAGGGCGAGCGGGGAAATTGGCGACCAGGATGATGTACTCGCAGTGGATTACCGTTTCGAGGAGGCGGAGGAAAACCTGGACGTCATCTTCGTCGTTCAGCACAAACCGGAGATGGAAATCAATTTCGGCGGCTACACCACAAACCTTCACTCCCACCGGTGGGTGTACATTCATGGCGTTCGCAGGAATCTTTTTTCCGAAGGCGACTCTTTCAGGTTCAACGCCAAGGTTGGAGAAGAGTGGGGCTTCGACGCCGCCTACCTGACCTCCCCCGAAAAGAACAAAAGCTGGGAGGTCACCCTCTCGGCCCAGAACTGGGAGCTTGAGACCAACAAGGGCACTCGGTCATGGGACAGGTATGCCGTCGGGCTGACGAAGAGATTCTCCGCGGGCTCCTTCCCGGCCGGGCTCGGTTATGCCTTCGAACGTGTCAACTCCCGCGGAGTCGATTACGACGCTTCGGGGCCCACCTTCTTCCTGACATACAACACCCTCAACGATCCCACCGACCCCACGTCCGGGGCCCTCTTCCACCTCCAGGCATGGTGGCCCGACATGGAAGAGGTGCTCTACCGGGCGACATACTTCCAGACCGCCCGGCTTTCCGAAAGATGGCGCTTTTACTTCCGGGCCGGTTTCGCCGAAGGCGATGAAACCGCCGCCGGAGGAAACCGGGCCGTATACCTCGGAGCCACTGAAGAACTCTACAGCTATTCCGGGAACCCCATCCAGGGAGAACGGATGTTCTGGTGGAACGCCGCTTTCAGGCGGGTCCTCATGAAGAGCTGGTGGGGCGCCCTCAACACCGAAATTTTCGGCGGAATGGGCTTTGTTTACGACGATACCGGCAACCGGTACCGGGATGTCTGGGAAACGGGCATCTCCCTCTCAGTCCCCGGCTTCTTCTTTGACGGCAAGCTCATGTTCCTTTATAACGACGAAAGGGACTTCAAGGTCGGCTTCTTCATCGGAAGCCCCGTCTGGGGACATTATCCGCTGCCGTAAACCTAAATCCGCGCATTTTTCAGGCAGAGGGAGTGTCGCCGGGCATAAGGTGAATTCGCCCCGCCAGGGGCGAAGAGATTATCCCCTGGGGAAGGGCGCCTGAGGTGAGAGAAACCGACACGGATGTCGGTTTCACAAGCAGGCAACCGGCGAACGCAGGGAGCCGTGGGACTCGCTTGGGCAGTTGTCAAGGACGACAATCTGCACCCCCAGCCCAAGCGTTCCCCGGTGACACTCCAGCTGCCTGCGGATTTAGGGTAAATATCCCGGGTTGCGCAGAAAGGCCTTCAGGAACTAGAATAGGTTTTCCGCCGGCTTTCCAGAACGAGCCGTGCGAAACTGATGGAACATATACAGGAGGAACCTAAATGGCACGGAATATAACACCAAGAGCTGAAGACTACTCTCAGTGGTATCTCGACATCATCAAGGCGGCGGAACTCGCCGACTACGCCCCTGTGAGGGGCTGCATGGTCATCCGCCCTACGGGATACTCCCTGTGGGAATCGATCCAGCATCATTTCGATGAAGCATTTAAAGAAACCGGTCATGTGAACGCCTATTTCCCCCTCCTCATTCCCAACTCCTTCCTTGAAAAGGAAGCGGAGCACGTGGAAGGATTCGCTCCCGAGTGCGCCGTAGTCACCCATGCCGGCGGCGAGGTCCTTGAGGAGCCCCTGGTCATCCGTCCCACATCCGAGACGGTCATCGGTCACATGTACAGCAAATGGATACAATCCTGGAGAGACCTCCCCATCCTCATCAACCAATGGGCGAACGTCGTACGGTGGGAAAAGCGGCCAAGGCTGTTCCTCAGGACCTCCGAATTCCTCTGGCAGGAGGGGCATACAGCTCACAGCACCAGGGAAGAAGCCATGGAGGAGACCCTGAAGATGCTCGGTGTTTACGCACGGATAATGAGGGACATTCTTGCCCTCCCGGTGGTGGAAGGCGAGAAGACCGAGGGTGAGCGCTTCCCCGGAGCCGAAAACACCTATGCCTGTGAAACCATGATGAGCGACGGAAAAGCCCTTCAGGCAGGAACAAGCCATTTCCTCGGCCAGAATTTCGCCAGGGCGTTCGACATCAAGTTCCAGAACCAGAACGGTGATCTCGAGTATGCCTGGACCACGAGCTGGGGGGTTTCCACCCGTCTCATCGGCGCCATCATCATGACCCACTCCGATGACGACGGCCTGATCCTTCCTCCCCGTGTCGCTCCCGTGAAGGCGGCCATCCTCCCCATAAGCACCAATGAGGAAAAAATCGCCTCCACTCTCCTTCCAAGGGCGATGGAGCTATCCGCGGAACTTGACAGGAGTCTTGGAGGCCGCAGTTCCGTGGTGGACAAACAATTCTATCTCAGGCCGGGAGACCGGTTCTTCCAGCACCTCCAGAGAGGGGTGCCCCTGCGGGTGGAACTTGGGGAAAAGGATCTGGCAGCCGGAACGGCCAGAGTCGTCCGTAGGGACTCGGGGGAAAAGATCGATATTCCTCTTGAAAATCTTGCCTCCAAAGTCCCCGCACTCC
The Aminivibrio sp. genome window above contains:
- the proS gene encoding proline--tRNA ligase produces the protein MARNITPRAEDYSQWYLDIIKAAELADYAPVRGCMVIRPTGYSLWESIQHHFDEAFKETGHVNAYFPLLIPNSFLEKEAEHVEGFAPECAVVTHAGGEVLEEPLVIRPTSETVIGHMYSKWIQSWRDLPILINQWANVVRWEKRPRLFLRTSEFLWQEGHTAHSTREEAMEETLKMLGVYARIMRDILALPVVEGEKTEGERFPGAENTYACETMMSDGKALQAGTSHFLGQNFARAFDIKFQNQNGDLEYAWTTSWGVSTRLIGAIIMTHSDDDGLILPPRVAPVKAAILPISTNEEKIASTLLPRAMELSAELDRSLGGRSSVVDKQFYLRPGDRFFQHLQRGVPLRVELGEKDLAAGTARVVRRDSGEKIDIPLENLASKVPALLEDIQSGLFNRALAFRRENTAVVTSYEEMKKVLEEKGGFVEAWFAGSRDDEKKIKEETGATARCMPIDSPEEGTCFFTGKPGARKVIFAKAY
- a CDS encoding patatin-like phospholipase family protein; translated protein: MTAKRTAAVILSLFLIFAAGAAYAGGGVVLALSGGGIRGLAHIGVLEMLEEEGIPIAGIVGTSMGSIIGGLAACGYSPAELREVVANLDLTSLLSEKTNPIFVPLSQDSATPRSKIPWVALDSSGEVVGPLGGMSGVKLLERFAQLASRSQIVRFDELTIPFAAVATDLETGEKVVLRTGSLASAMRASMAIPALFDPWVVEGKLLVDGGLVSNLPVETAKELFPGYPVIAVDVSGTLKSRKDIHNIMDVMDQSLTILTRRNVENEIMKADLVISPPMDGVPIIDLTHASQIIEGGRQAAMDRMAAIRNLADNAPPVAQRETPFIATKVASIRVEGATADLERRIQNRYRSWIGKPLSNINLVRASGEIGDQDDVLAVDYRFEEAEENLDVIFVVQHKPEMEINFGGYTTNLHSHRWVYIHGVRRNLFSEGDSFRFNAKVGEEWGFDAAYLTSPEKNKSWEVTLSAQNWELETNKGTRSWDRYAVGLTKRFSAGSFPAGLGYAFERVNSRGVDYDASGPTFFLTYNTLNDPTDPTSGALFHLQAWWPDMEEVLYRATYFQTARLSERWRFYFRAGFAEGDETAAGGNRAVYLGATEELYSYSGNPIQGERMFWWNAAFRRVLMKSWWGALNTEIFGGMGFVYDDTGNRYRDVWETGISLSVPGFFFDGKLMFLYNDERDFKVGFFIGSPVWGHYPLP